Proteins encoded by one window of Bradyrhizobium sp. B097:
- a CDS encoding UDP-N-acetylmuramoyl-L-alanyl-D-glutamate--2,6-diaminopimelate ligase, which translates to MRLRDLFSADATIDPSADTIVVGGLAVDSRAVKPGDLFFALAGSRTDGARFVDAAIAAGAVAVASDHLPQGHGRVPFVITPNPRRALALAAANFYPRQPATIAAVTGTSGKTSVAAFTRQIWQRLGHSSASIGTIGLVSDKRTVYGSLTTPDPIALHRQLDEIARDGVTHLAFEASSHGLDQYRLDGVRIAAGGFTNLSRDHMDYHPDVAHYLNAKLRLFGDLIADGGTAVISADHDCSREVIDAARARGLRIITVGRNADATEGIRLTDAAIEGFAQQLVIEHRGRKHAIRLPLVGEFQIENALVAAGLAIGTGSAADDVFGTLEHLEGAKGRLEFVGEHNGAPIFVDYAHKPDALAKALQALRPYAKRKLVVIFGAGGDRDAGKRPIMGAIAAENADQIIVTDDNPRSEKPEAIRAAIMATAKGAREIGDRAAAIRAGIAGLEPGDALVVAGKGHEVGQIVGSTTLPFSDHEAVANALAEEGA; encoded by the coding sequence ATGAGACTTCGCGACCTCTTCAGCGCCGATGCCACGATCGATCCAAGTGCCGACACGATCGTCGTCGGCGGGCTTGCGGTCGACAGTCGTGCGGTGAAGCCGGGCGACCTGTTCTTCGCGCTGGCCGGCAGCAGGACCGATGGCGCGCGCTTCGTCGATGCGGCGATCGCCGCCGGCGCAGTCGCAGTCGCCAGCGACCATCTGCCGCAAGGTCACGGCCGCGTCCCGTTCGTCATCACGCCCAATCCGCGCCGCGCGCTGGCGCTCGCCGCCGCGAATTTCTATCCGCGCCAGCCCGCGACGATCGCGGCGGTGACCGGCACCAGCGGCAAGACCTCGGTCGCGGCGTTCACGCGCCAGATCTGGCAGCGGCTTGGTCACTCCTCCGCGAGCATCGGCACCATCGGTCTCGTCTCGGACAAGCGCACCGTCTACGGCTCGCTGACCACGCCCGATCCGATCGCGCTGCATCGGCAGCTCGACGAGATCGCGCGCGACGGCGTCACCCATCTCGCCTTCGAGGCCTCCTCGCACGGCCTCGACCAGTATCGGCTCGACGGCGTGCGCATCGCCGCCGGCGGCTTCACCAATCTGTCGCGCGACCACATGGATTATCATCCCGACGTTGCGCATTACCTGAACGCAAAGCTCCGCCTGTTCGGCGATCTCATCGCCGACGGCGGCACTGCGGTGATCTCCGCCGATCACGACTGCTCGCGAGAGGTGATCGATGCGGCACGGGCGCGCGGTTTGCGCATCATCACGGTCGGCCGCAACGCCGACGCGACCGAGGGCATCAGGCTCACCGATGCTGCGATCGAAGGTTTTGCCCAGCAGCTCGTGATCGAGCACCGCGGCCGCAAGCACGCGATCCGGCTGCCGCTGGTCGGCGAATTCCAGATCGAGAATGCGCTGGTCGCGGCGGGCCTTGCGATCGGCACCGGCAGCGCCGCCGATGACGTGTTCGGCACGCTCGAACATCTCGAAGGCGCCAAGGGCCGGCTCGAATTCGTCGGCGAGCATAATGGCGCGCCGATCTTCGTCGACTACGCCCACAAGCCCGATGCGCTCGCCAAGGCGCTGCAGGCGCTGCGGCCCTATGCCAAGCGCAAGCTGGTCGTGATCTTCGGCGCCGGCGGCGACCGCGACGCCGGCAAGCGTCCGATCATGGGCGCGATCGCCGCCGAGAATGCCGATCAGATCATCGTCACCGACGACAATCCACGCAGCGAGAAGCCCGAGGCGATCCGCGCCGCGATCATGGCGACGGCGAAGGGCGCGCGCGAGATCGGCGACCGCGCCGCCGCGATCCGCGCCGGGATCGCCGGCCTCGAGCCGGGCGACGCACTGGTCGTGGCCGGCAAGGGCCATGAGGTCGGGCAGATCGTCGGCAGCACGACGCTGCCGTTCAGCGATCATGAGGCGGTTGCGAATGCATTGGCCGAGGAGGGCGCATGA
- a CDS encoding UDP-N-acetylmuramoylalanyl-D-glutamyl-2,6-diaminopimelate--D-alanyl-D-alanine ligase, producing MSTMLWTSDAMAQAMRAATRGTLPNGITGLSIDSRTIAPGDAYFAIKGDVHDGHAFVAAALKAGAGLAVVETAQRDKFPADAPLLVVDDVLAGLVELAHASRARLKAQIIAVTGSVGKTSTKEALRRVLSAQGETHASVASFNNHWGVPLSLARCPASARFAVFEIGMNHAGEITPLVRMVRPHVAIITTIEPVHLEFFAGIEAIADAKAEIFAGLEPNGAVVLNRDNGQFARLQKQAKKAGVSRIVSFGTDKRAEARLIDLSLHATCSAVHADILDHDITYKIGMPGRHMAMNSLAVLAGASLLGADIARAALSLSQLEAPTGRGLRRTLEVGHGEATLIDESYNANPASMGAALNVLGQAPTGPHGRRIAVLGDMLELGPTGPELHRGLNEAVTANRIDLVYCCGPLMRNLWDALSTGKRGGYAESSAALEAQAVAAVRAGDVIMVKGSLGSKMKLIVSALEKRFPDKAAHEEAV from the coding sequence ATGAGCACGATGTTGTGGACCTCGGATGCGATGGCGCAAGCGATGCGCGCCGCCACGCGAGGCACGCTGCCAAACGGCATCACCGGTCTTTCGATCGACAGCCGTACCATCGCGCCGGGCGATGCGTATTTCGCGATCAAGGGCGACGTCCATGACGGCCATGCCTTCGTCGCGGCGGCGCTGAAGGCCGGCGCCGGGCTCGCCGTGGTCGAGACCGCGCAGCGCGACAAATTTCCCGCCGACGCGCCGCTGCTGGTGGTCGACGACGTGCTCGCCGGCCTCGTCGAGCTCGCGCATGCCTCGCGGGCGCGGCTCAAGGCGCAGATCATCGCGGTGACCGGTTCGGTCGGCAAGACCTCGACCAAGGAGGCGCTGCGCCGCGTGCTGTCGGCGCAGGGCGAGACCCATGCCTCGGTGGCGTCGTTCAACAATCACTGGGGCGTGCCGCTGTCGCTGGCGCGCTGCCCGGCGAGCGCGCGCTTTGCGGTGTTCGAGATCGGCATGAACCATGCAGGCGAGATCACGCCGCTGGTCAGGATGGTGCGGCCGCATGTCGCCATCATCACCACGATCGAGCCGGTGCATCTGGAATTCTTCGCCGGCATCGAGGCGATTGCCGACGCCAAGGCGGAGATCTTCGCAGGGCTGGAGCCCAATGGCGCCGTCGTGCTCAACCGCGACAACGGGCAATTCGCGCGGCTGCAAAAGCAGGCGAAGAAGGCCGGCGTTTCGCGCATCGTCTCGTTCGGCACCGACAAGCGCGCCGAGGCGCGGCTGATCGACCTCTCGCTGCACGCGACCTGCTCGGCGGTGCACGCCGATATCCTGGACCATGACATCACCTACAAGATCGGCATGCCCGGCCGGCACATGGCGATGAACTCGCTCGCGGTGCTCGCGGGCGCGTCGCTGCTCGGTGCCGATATCGCGCGCGCGGCGCTGTCGCTGTCGCAGCTCGAGGCGCCGACCGGCCGCGGCCTTCGCCGCACGCTCGAGGTCGGCCATGGCGAGGCGACGCTGATCGACGAGAGCTACAACGCCAACCCGGCCTCGATGGGCGCCGCGCTCAATGTGCTCGGCCAGGCCCCGACCGGACCGCATGGCCGCCGCATCGCCGTGCTCGGCGACATGCTCGAGCTCGGGCCGACCGGGCCCGAATTGCACCGCGGCCTCAACGAAGCCGTGACCGCCAACCGCATCGACCTCGTATATTGTTGTGGTCCGCTGATGCGGAATCTGTGGGATGCCCTTTCCACCGGCAAGCGGGGAGGCTATGCCGAGAGCTCGGCGGCGCTCGAAGCGCAGGCGGTCGCCGCGGTCCGTGCCGGTGACGTGATCATGGTGAAGGGCTCGCTGGGATCGAAGATGAAGCTCATTGTCAGCGCGCTGGAAAAACGCTTCCCCGACAAGGCCGCGCACGAAGAAGCGGTATAG
- the mraY gene encoding phospho-N-acetylmuramoyl-pentapeptide-transferase gives MFYWLIELSNTVPGFGAFRSALNVFRYITFRTGGAMVTGALFVFLFGPWIIDHLRLRQGKGQPIRTDGPQSHLISKKGTPTMGGLMILSGLVVSTLLWANPLNPYVWIVLAVTLGFGFVGFYDDYLKVTKQSHSGFAGKLRLLIEAAIGLAATYALVRLGRDVSSTSLVIPFFKDLVINFGWFFVIFGAFVMVGAGNAVNLTDGLDGLAIVPVMIAAASFGMISYLTGNAVFSDYLQINYVAGTGELAVLCGAVLGAGLGFLWFNAPPASIFMGDTGSLALGGMLGATAVAVKHEIVLAVIGGLFVLEAVSVIVQVTSFKLTGKRVFRMAPLHHHFEQKGWTEPQIVIRFWIISVMLALAGLSTLKLR, from the coding sequence ATGTTCTACTGGTTGATCGAACTGTCCAACACCGTTCCGGGGTTTGGGGCATTCCGCAGCGCTCTGAACGTGTTCCGCTACATCACCTTCCGCACCGGCGGCGCGATGGTGACCGGCGCGCTGTTCGTGTTCCTCTTCGGGCCCTGGATCATCGATCACTTAAGGCTGCGGCAGGGCAAGGGCCAGCCGATCCGCACCGATGGTCCGCAGTCACACCTGATCTCCAAGAAGGGCACGCCCACCATGGGCGGGCTGATGATCCTGTCCGGGCTTGTGGTCTCGACGCTGCTCTGGGCCAACCCGCTCAATCCCTATGTCTGGATCGTGCTGGCGGTGACGCTCGGCTTCGGCTTCGTCGGCTTCTATGACGATTATCTGAAGGTCACAAAGCAGTCGCACAGCGGCTTCGCCGGCAAGCTCAGGCTCCTGATCGAGGCGGCGATCGGGCTCGCCGCCACCTACGCGCTGGTCCGGCTCGGGCGCGACGTGTCCTCGACCTCGCTCGTGATTCCCTTCTTCAAGGACCTCGTGATCAATTTCGGCTGGTTCTTCGTGATCTTCGGCGCCTTCGTGATGGTCGGCGCCGGCAATGCGGTGAATCTCACCGACGGCCTCGACGGTCTTGCCATCGTGCCGGTCATGATCGCCGCCGCGAGCTTCGGCATGATCTCGTATCTGACCGGCAACGCGGTGTTCTCGGATTACCTGCAGATCAATTACGTCGCCGGCACCGGCGAACTGGCGGTGCTATGCGGCGCGGTGTTGGGCGCAGGCCTCGGCTTTCTCTGGTTCAACGCGCCACCGGCCTCGATCTTCATGGGCGACACCGGCTCGCTCGCGCTCGGCGGCATGTTGGGGGCCACCGCGGTCGCGGTGAAGCACGAGATCGTGCTCGCGGTGATCGGCGGCCTGTTCGTGCTGGAAGCGGTCTCGGTCATCGTGCAGGTCACCTCGTTCAAGCTCACGGGAAAACGCGTGTTCCGGATGGCGCCGCTGCACCATCATTTCGAGCAGAAGGGCTGGACCGAACCGCAGATCGTGATCCGGTTCTGGATCATCTCGGTGATGCTGGCGCTGGCCGGCCTGTCGACGTTGAAGTTACGCTGA
- the murD gene encoding UDP-N-acetylmuramoyl-L-alanine--D-glutamate ligase — protein sequence MIPVTSFSGKTVAVFGLGGSGLASCHALKAGGAEVVAADDSADNVARAAQAGFTTADLRTVSWANFAALILTPGAPLTHPAPHWSVLKAREAGCEVIGDVELFCRERRRHAPNAPFVAITGTNGKSTTTALIAHLMKVAGYDTQMGGNIGTAILSLEPPRMGRVHVIEMSSYQIDLAPSLDPSVGILINISEDHIDRHGTLAHYAAVKERLVAGVQQGGTAIVGVDDGWCRDIADRLDRAGKRVVRISVKNPLPDGLYVEHETIVHASGAARSEIARLGGIGSLRGLHNAQNAACASACTLAMGIAADVLQNGLRSFPGLAHRMEQVGRRGNVLFVNDSKGTNADAAAHALSSFADIYWIAGGKPKAGGITGLTGYFPRIRKAYLIGEAAAEFSGTLGERVPHEMSGTLDVAIASAARDAEASGLAEAVVLLSPACASFDQYRNFEIRGTAFRDIVQALPGVKPVV from the coding sequence ATGATCCCGGTCACCTCCTTCTCGGGCAAGACGGTCGCGGTGTTCGGGCTCGGTGGCTCCGGGCTCGCGAGCTGCCACGCGCTGAAGGCCGGCGGCGCGGAGGTGGTCGCGGCCGACGACAGTGCCGATAACGTCGCCAGGGCGGCGCAGGCCGGCTTCACCACTGCTGATCTGCGCACCGTGTCGTGGGCGAATTTCGCCGCGCTGATCCTGACCCCCGGCGCGCCGCTGACCCATCCGGCGCCGCACTGGAGCGTGCTGAAGGCGCGCGAGGCCGGCTGCGAGGTGATCGGCGACGTCGAACTGTTCTGCCGCGAGCGGCGCCGTCACGCGCCAAACGCGCCGTTCGTCGCCATCACCGGCACCAACGGCAAGTCGACCACGACCGCGCTGATCGCGCATCTGATGAAGGTCGCCGGCTACGACACCCAGATGGGCGGCAATATCGGCACCGCGATCCTGTCGCTGGAGCCGCCGCGGATGGGCCGCGTCCATGTGATCGAGATGTCGTCCTACCAAATCGACCTCGCGCCGTCGCTCGACCCCTCGGTCGGCATCCTGATCAACATCAGCGAGGACCACATCGATCGCCACGGCACGCTGGCGCATTACGCCGCGGTCAAGGAGCGGCTGGTCGCGGGCGTGCAGCAGGGCGGCACCGCGATCGTCGGCGTCGACGACGGCTGGTGCCGCGACATCGCCGACCGGCTCGATCGCGCCGGCAAGCGCGTGGTGCGCATCTCGGTGAAGAACCCGCTGCCCGACGGTCTGTATGTCGAGCACGAGACCATCGTGCATGCCTCGGGCGCGGCGCGCAGCGAGATCGCGCGGTTAGGGGGCATCGGTTCGCTGCGCGGCCTGCACAACGCGCAGAACGCGGCCTGCGCTTCGGCCTGCACGCTGGCGATGGGGATCGCGGCCGATGTGTTGCAGAACGGCCTGCGCAGCTTCCCGGGCCTCGCCCATCGCATGGAGCAGGTCGGACGTCGCGGCAACGTGTTGTTCGTCAACGACTCCAAGGGTACCAACGCGGATGCTGCCGCGCACGCGCTGTCGTCGTTCGCCGACATCTACTGGATCGCCGGCGGCAAGCCGAAGGCCGGCGGCATCACGGGCCTCACCGGCTATTTCCCGCGCATCCGCAAGGCCTATCTGATCGGCGAGGCGGCAGCGGAGTTTTCCGGTACGCTCGGCGAGCGCGTCCCGCACGAGATGTCCGGCACGCTCGACGTCGCGATCGCCAGCGCCGCGCGCGATGCCGAGGCGTCGGGACTTGCCGAGGCCGTCGTGCTGCTGTCGCCCGCCTGCGCCTCGTTCGACCAGTACCGCAATTTCGAAATCCGCGGCACCGCCTTCCGCGACATCGTCCAGGCACTGCCGGGCGTGAAGCCGGTGGTGTGA
- the ftsW gene encoding putative lipid II flippase FtsW, which produces MLARDQRTPFSDWWWTVDKLLLVAIAALMLAGVILSLAASPPVATRIGLDPFHFFNRHVMFLVPSLIVLIGVSFMTPRQIRRTALIVFAVSIVLIVLTLLIGPEVKGSRRWITLLGVNIQASEAAKPAFVIVAAWLFAESTKRPEMPATSMALVLLMTLVTLLVMEPDFGQTMLILTVWGALFFIAGMRMIWVFGLAGAAGAGLFGAYLLVPHVAGRIKRFMNPASGDTFQVDTAMEAFWNGGWFGLGPGEGIAKRSLPDSHTDFVFAVAAEEFGIILCLMLVALFGFIVIRTLTRAYATEEMFSRFAASGLAILFGVQATINMAVNLQLIPAKGMTLPFISYGGSSFVSLAYGVGMMLALTRQRPRTEIESMEGASARRAYA; this is translated from the coding sequence ATGCTCGCCCGTGACCAACGCACCCCGTTCTCGGACTGGTGGTGGACCGTCGACAAGCTGCTGCTTGTCGCGATCGCCGCGTTGATGCTGGCCGGCGTCATCCTGTCGCTGGCGGCGAGCCCGCCGGTGGCGACCCGGATCGGGCTCGATCCGTTCCACTTCTTCAACCGCCACGTCATGTTCCTGGTGCCGTCGCTGATCGTGCTGATCGGGGTGTCGTTCATGACGCCGCGACAGATCCGGCGCACCGCGCTGATCGTGTTCGCGGTGTCGATCGTGCTGATCGTGCTGACGCTGCTGATCGGGCCCGAGGTCAAGGGCTCACGGCGCTGGATCACGCTGCTCGGCGTCAACATCCAGGCCTCCGAAGCCGCAAAGCCCGCCTTCGTGATCGTCGCGGCCTGGTTGTTTGCGGAATCGACCAAGCGGCCGGAGATGCCGGCGACCTCGATGGCGCTGGTGCTCCTGATGACGCTGGTCACGCTGCTGGTGATGGAGCCCGACTTCGGTCAGACCATGCTGATCCTCACGGTGTGGGGCGCGCTGTTCTTCATCGCGGGCATGCGGATGATCTGGGTGTTCGGGCTCGCCGGCGCCGCGGGCGCGGGCCTGTTCGGCGCGTATTTGCTGGTGCCGCACGTTGCGGGCCGCATCAAGCGCTTCATGAATCCCGCCTCCGGCGACACCTTCCAGGTCGACACCGCGATGGAAGCGTTCTGGAACGGCGGCTGGTTCGGGCTCGGGCCGGGCGAGGGCATCGCCAAACGCAGCCTGCCGGACAGCCACACCGACTTCGTGTTCGCGGTGGCGGCGGAGGAGTTCGGCATCATCCTCTGTCTGATGCTGGTCGCGCTGTTCGGCTTCATCGTGATCCGTACGCTGACCCGGGCCTATGCGACCGAGGAGATGTTCTCGCGCTTTGCGGCATCGGGGCTCGCGATCCTGTTCGGCGTGCAGGCGACGATCAACATGGCGGTCAACCTGCAATTGATCCCGGCCAAGGGCATGACGCTGCCGTTCATCTCTTATGGCGGCTCTTCGTTCGTCTCGCTGGCCTATGGCGTCGGCATGATGCTGGCGCTGACGCGGCAGCGGCCGCGCACCGAGATCGAATCGATGGAAGGCGCCAGCGCCCGGCGCGCCTACGCATGA
- the murG gene encoding undecaprenyldiphospho-muramoylpentapeptide beta-N-acetylglucosaminyltransferase, whose translation MAESPLILLAAGGTGGHLFPAEALAVELIRRGLRVRLATDGRALRYSGLFGRESIELVPSATVRSRNPISLARTVLMLGYGTLVAANVVRRLKPSAVVGFGGYPTLPPLIAARMLGVPGIIHDANAVLGRANRFLSGRVNAIATSLPGVLDRDPALAGKATTVGTPMRPAILAAAAVKYTPPEVNGSLRLLVVGGSQGARVMSDIVPPAIEKLPPVLWSRLIITQQVREEDMARVRAVYDRLKIDAELAPFFADLPARLASSQLVISRSGAGTVAELAAIGRPSILVPLPGAIDQDQFANAGVLSQANGALRITQGDFTPERLAAEISAFAAEPERLTAMADAARSVGRLDAAERLADLVAEVAGI comes from the coding sequence ATGGCTGAGTCCCCCCTGATTCTGCTGGCGGCCGGTGGCACCGGCGGCCATCTGTTCCCGGCCGAAGCGCTCGCCGTGGAACTGATCAGGCGTGGCCTGCGGGTGCGGCTGGCGACCGACGGCCGCGCGCTGCGCTACTCCGGCCTGTTCGGCAGGGAGAGCATCGAGCTCGTGCCGAGCGCGACCGTGCGCAGCCGCAACCCGATCTCGCTGGCGCGGACCGTGCTGATGCTCGGCTACGGCACGCTGGTCGCCGCCAATGTGGTGCGCCGGCTGAAGCCGTCAGCCGTCGTCGGCTTCGGCGGCTACCCGACCTTGCCGCCGCTGATCGCGGCGCGGATGCTCGGCGTTCCCGGCATCATTCACGACGCCAATGCGGTGCTTGGCCGCGCCAACCGTTTCCTCTCCGGCCGCGTCAACGCGATCGCGACCTCGCTGCCCGGCGTGCTCGATCGCGATCCCGCGCTCGCCGGCAAGGCCACCACCGTCGGCACGCCGATGCGGCCGGCGATCCTCGCGGCCGCCGCGGTGAAATACACGCCGCCCGAAGTAAACGGGTCGCTGCGCCTGCTGGTCGTCGGCGGCAGCCAGGGCGCGCGGGTGATGAGCGACATCGTGCCACCGGCGATCGAAAAGCTTCCGCCCGTGCTCTGGAGCCGCCTGATCATCACCCAGCAGGTGCGCGAAGAGGACATGGCGCGGGTGCGCGCGGTTTACGACCGGCTCAAGATCGATGCCGAGCTCGCGCCGTTCTTCGCCGATTTGCCGGCACGGCTTGCCTCGAGCCAATTGGTGATCTCGCGCTCCGGCGCCGGCACCGTCGCCGAGCTCGCCGCGATCGGGCGGCCCTCGATCCTGGTGCCGCTGCCGGGCGCGATCGATCAGGACCAGTTCGCCAATGCCGGCGTGCTGTCGCAGGCGAACGGCGCGCTGCGCATCACACAGGGCGACTTCACACCGGAACGGCTCGCGGCCGAAATTTCGGCCTTCGCCGCGGAGCCCGAGAGACTGACCGCGATGGCTGATGCCGCGCGCAGCGTCGGGCGGCTCGATGCCGCGGAGCGGCTGGCCGATCTGGTGGCCGAGGTGGCCGGAATTTGA
- a CDS encoding class I SAM-dependent methyltransferase: protein MTGLLIHSVSEFSDLILEALRLSDAQNIVEIGAEYGGMSGLLADHCRARGGRFTSVDPAPKREFLDWVSANPDVRHLAQTSLDAFGELDAPDAWIVDGDHNWYTVYHELRQIEAISRRDGKPVLVFLHDVGWPCGRRDMYYAPGQIPAAYRHPHSYDAGATLDRPVLVEGRGFRGAGFAAFANVAGGARNGVMTAIDDFLAEELAQGREFGFAEIPAVFGLGVLFDMNAAWSAQLAELVLPYHQNKLLRALETNRLRNYLRVIEMQDEFAARAVRPGAA from the coding sequence ATGACGGGTCTTTTGATTCACTCCGTCTCGGAATTCTCGGACTTGATCCTCGAAGCGCTGCGCCTTTCGGATGCGCAAAACATCGTCGAGATCGGTGCGGAGTATGGCGGCATGTCGGGGCTGCTCGCCGATCACTGCCGGGCCCGCGGCGGCCGGTTCACCAGCGTCGATCCGGCGCCGAAGCGCGAATTCCTCGATTGGGTGAGCGCCAATCCGGATGTGCGCCACCTGGCGCAGACCAGCCTCGATGCGTTCGGCGAACTGGATGCACCCGATGCCTGGATCGTCGACGGGGACCACAACTGGTACACGGTCTATCACGAGCTCAGGCAGATCGAGGCGATCAGCCGCCGTGACGGCAAGCCCGTGCTGGTCTTCCTCCACGATGTCGGCTGGCCCTGCGGGCGGCGCGACATGTATTACGCGCCCGGCCAGATTCCCGCCGCGTATCGCCATCCGCACAGTTACGATGCCGGCGCCACGCTGGATCGCCCGGTGCTGGTCGAGGGCCGTGGATTTCGCGGCGCGGGCTTCGCTGCATTCGCGAACGTCGCCGGCGGTGCGCGCAATGGCGTGATGACCGCAATCGATGACTTCCTGGCGGAGGAGCTGGCGCAGGGCAGGGAGTTCGGCTTCGCCGAGATCCCCGCCGTGTTCGGCTTAGGGGTGTTGTTCGACATGAACGCCGCCTGGAGTGCACAGCTTGCCGAGCTCGTGCTGCCCTATCACCAGAACAAGCTGCTGCGCGCGCTCGAGACCAACCGGCTGCGCAATTATCTTCGCGTCATCGAGATGCAGGATGAGTTCGCCGCGCGCGCCGTGCGGCCGGGAGCGGCGTAG
- the murC gene encoding UDP-N-acetylmuramate--L-alanine ligase: MRLPREIGPIHFVGIGGIGMSGIAEVLINLGYTVQGSDASDNYNLDRLRKKGAKISVGHTAENVDGADVVVVSTAIKRDNPELMAARARRIPVVRRAEMLAELMRLKSCVAIAGTHGKTTTTTMVATLLDAGGLDPTVINGGIINAYGSNARLGAGDWMVVEADESDGTFLKLPSDVVIVTNIDPEHLDHFKTFEAIQDAFRNFVENVPFYGFAVMCTDHPVVQTLVGKIEDRRIITYGQNPQADAQLLDLTPMGGGSKFKVAIRDRKTGATHEIADIMLPMPGRHNASNATAAIAVAHQLGVSDDVIRQAMAGFGGVKRRFTKTGETNGITVIDDYGHHPVEIAAVLKAARESTNGKIVAVVQPHRYTRLQSLFEEFCTCFNDADAVVVAEVYPAGETPIAGIDRDHFAAGLRAHGHRNVVPLPNAGELAKIVHGIAKSGDLVVCLGAGNITQWAYALPDELKALG; this comes from the coding sequence ATGAGACTGCCGCGCGAGATCGGACCCATTCACTTCGTCGGGATCGGCGGCATCGGCATGAGCGGCATCGCCGAGGTGCTGATCAATCTCGGCTACACCGTGCAGGGCTCCGATGCGTCGGACAATTACAACCTCGACCGGCTGCGCAAGAAGGGCGCCAAGATCTCGGTCGGCCACACCGCCGAGAACGTCGATGGCGCCGACGTCGTCGTGGTCTCGACTGCGATCAAGCGCGACAATCCCGAGCTGATGGCGGCGCGCGCGCGGCGCATTCCCGTGGTGCGGCGCGCCGAGATGCTGGCGGAGCTGATGCGGCTGAAGAGCTGCGTCGCGATCGCCGGCACCCATGGCAAGACCACCACGACCACGATGGTGGCGACGTTGCTCGACGCCGGCGGGCTCGATCCGACCGTGATCAATGGCGGCATCATCAATGCCTATGGCTCCAATGCGCGGCTCGGCGCTGGCGACTGGATGGTGGTCGAGGCCGACGAGAGCGACGGCACGTTCCTGAAGCTGCCGTCCGATGTCGTCATCGTCACCAATATCGATCCCGAGCATCTCGATCACTTCAAGACCTTCGAGGCGATCCAGGACGCATTCCGCAATTTCGTCGAGAACGTTCCGTTCTATGGCTTTGCCGTGATGTGCACTGATCACCCCGTGGTGCAGACTCTTGTCGGCAAGATCGAGGACCGCCGCATCATCACCTACGGGCAGAATCCGCAGGCCGACGCGCAGCTGCTGGATCTGACGCCGATGGGCGGCGGCTCGAAATTCAAGGTCGCGATCCGCGACCGCAAGACCGGCGCGACGCACGAGATCGCTGACATCATGCTGCCGATGCCGGGGCGCCACAACGCGTCGAACGCGACGGCGGCGATTGCGGTCGCGCATCAGCTCGGCGTGTCCGACGACGTGATCCGCCAGGCCATGGCCGGCTTCGGCGGCGTCAAGCGGCGCTTCACCAAGACCGGCGAGACGAACGGCATCACCGTGATCGATGATTACGGCCATCATCCGGTCGAGATCGCGGCGGTGCTGAAGGCGGCGCGCGAATCCACCAACGGCAAGATCGTCGCCGTGGTGCAGCCGCATCGCTACACCCGCCTGCAATCGCTGTTCGAGGAATTCTGCACCTGCTTCAACGACGCCGACGCGGTCGTGGTCGCCGAGGTCTATCCGGCCGGCGAGACGCCGATCGCAGGCATCGACCGCGATCATTTCGCCGCCGGCCTGCGCGCCCACGGCCATCGCAACGTTGTCCCGCTGCCGAACGCCGGCGAGCTCGCCAAGATCGTTCACGGCATTGCCAAGTCCGGCGACCTCGTCGTCTGCCTCGGCGCCGGCAACATCACGCAATGGGCCTACGCACTGCCCGACGAATTGAAGGCGCTGGGGTGA